Proteins from a genomic interval of Zingiber officinale cultivar Zhangliang chromosome 1B, Zo_v1.1, whole genome shotgun sequence:
- the LOC121989873 gene encoding uncharacterized protein LOC121989873 isoform X1 — protein MTGRNVEVISSKGCSRLFVASSTLLPNANSLKFMVIASPASSLSEPTLPLPRGPFTGLVICVTGLSKEARKEVMAATHRLGGQYSGSLNPQCTHLVVQSSIGRKLEHAMLHGSKNGLFVVTLGWFVDSVKRNTRLSEALYSVKSIGENGLPSGELNRIVGVPGSEKSCLPSPAFEDDKSLARGWRTPVKSPNKEQTLGGPVFSNNFIYIDPEVSDEMKEKVAEAVTREGATLLDNWFIGCHASHIVCEGPSIRRYIGLANNIVTPLWILKTTKEKCIQRLVHLSSDLAKQVNMILESDQVAREASFGQSPHPVALKNSYALPHGVNVNIEERLKTVELAKLGVRNRRTCRIQSCQDPIHPITPYTLLESICWTISEPTSSARIYTESSWIEDVSEHHPSCFSGDGGNSEASLENFSRALRESEKREVILKCHFLSILFPLDRFGELGPSSRSFFSSHGFTCIQILEHIYNFYQENMAMEEINLAVHTDSRHADRLRSMYASKESVEQGFVAFKRVDFIGSRRSFEKLKRVSEESNGSLYQLLIRA, from the exons ATGACGGGTCGTAACGTAGAGGTGATCAGCAGCAAAGGTTGTTCAAGGCTCTTCGTTGCTTCTTCGACCTTGCTTCCAAATGCAAATAGTCTGAAATTCATGGTGATTGCTTCTCCTGCTTCATCACTTTCTGAGCCAACTCTTCCTTTGCCACGGGGTCCTTTCACCGGTCTCGTTATTTGTGTTACTGGCCTCTCCAAAG AAGCAAGAAAAGAAGTCATGGCAGCAACTCACAGACTTGGTGGTCAGTACAGTGGAAGTTTGAATCCTCAATGTACCCATCTAGTTGTGCAG AGCTCTATTGGAAGAAAACTTGAACATGCTATGCTGCATGGATCAAAGAATGGTCTTTTCGTTGTTACTTTAGGGTGGTTTGTGGACAGTGTAAAGAGAAACA CGAGGCTGAGTGAGGCTCTTTATAGTGTAAAAAGTATTGGAGAGAATGGCTTGCCTTCGGGGGAATTAAATCGAATTGTTGGGGTTCCTGGCAGTGAAAAGTCTTGTCTCCCAAGTCCCGCTTTTGAAGATGACAAATCATTGGCTAGAGGTTGGCGAACTCCAGTAAAGTCTCCCAACAAGGAACAAACTCTTGGTGGACCTGTTTTTTCCAACAATTTTATCTACATTGATCCAGAAGTTTCAGATGAGATGAAGGAAAAG GTTGCCGAGGCAGTTACTAGAGAAGGTGCTACTCTTTTGGACAACTGGTTTATTGGTTGCCATGCAAGTCATATTGTCTGCGAAGGTCCTTCTATCCGGAGATACATCGGTCTAGCTAATAACATTGTAACT CCACTATGGATACTGAAAACAACAAAAGAGAAGTGCATACAAAGGCTTGTACATTTATCTTCTGACCTGGCTAAGCAGGTGAACATGATTCTTGAGAGTGATCAAGTTGCTCGAGAG GCTAGCTTTGGCCAAAGTCCACATCCTGTTGCTTTGAAGAACAGTTACGCTCTTCCGCATGGTGTCAATGTGAACATTGAAGAAAGGCTAAAGACTGTTGAGTTAGCAAAATTAGGTGTAAGGAATCGTCGCACTTGCCGTATTCAA TCATGCCAGGATCCAATTCATCCAATCACCCCCTACACTCTTTTGGAGTCCATCTGCTGGACGATATCTGAACCGACATCATCTGCTCGTATCTACACAGAATCCTCTTGGATTGAAGATGTATCTGAGCACCATCCATCTTGTTTTTCGGGCGATGGTGGCAATTCTGAAGCTTCCTTAGAAAACTTCTCCCGAGCGCTAAGAGAAAG TGAGAAGAGGGAGGTCATCTTAAAATGTCATTTCCTTTCAATACTCTTCCCACTTGATCGCTTTGGGGAATTAGGTCCTTCATCACGATCATTTTTCAGCAGTCATGGATTTACTTGCATTCAAATTTTGGAACATATATACAACTTTTATCAG GAGAACATGGCGATGGAGGAGATCAACCTTGCAGTACACACAGACTCAAGGCATGCCGATCGACTTAGATCAATGTACGCAAGCAAAGAGTCGGTAGAACAAGGTTTTGTGGCATTCAAACGCGTAGATTTTATTGGAAGCAGACgaagttttgaaaaactgaagAGAGTAAGCGAGGAAAGTAATGGAAGTTTGTACCAACTTCTGATAAGAGCGTGA
- the LOC121989873 gene encoding uncharacterized protein LOC121989873 isoform X3, translating into MLHGSKNGLFVVTLGWFVDSVKRNTRLSEALYSVKSIGENGLPSGELNRIVGVPGSEKSCLPSPAFEDDKSLARGWRTPVKSPNKEQTLGGPVFSNNFIYIDPEVSDEMKEKVAEAVTREGATLLDNWFIGCHASHIVCEGPSIRRYIGLANNIVTPLWILKTTKEKCIQRLVHLSSDLAKQVNMILESDQVAREASFGQSPHPVALKNSYALPHGVNVNIEERLKTVELAKLGVRNRRTCRIQSCQDPIHPITPYTLLESICWTISEPTSSARIYTESSWIEDVSEHHPSCFSGDGGNSEASLENFSRALRESEKREVILKCHFLSILFPLDRFGELGPSSRSFFSSHGFTCIQILEHIYNFYQENMAMEEINLAVHTDSRHADRLRSMYASKESVEQGFVAFKRVDFIGSRRSFEKLKRVSEESNGSLYQLLIRA; encoded by the exons ATGCTGCATGGATCAAAGAATGGTCTTTTCGTTGTTACTTTAGGGTGGTTTGTGGACAGTGTAAAGAGAAACA CGAGGCTGAGTGAGGCTCTTTATAGTGTAAAAAGTATTGGAGAGAATGGCTTGCCTTCGGGGGAATTAAATCGAATTGTTGGGGTTCCTGGCAGTGAAAAGTCTTGTCTCCCAAGTCCCGCTTTTGAAGATGACAAATCATTGGCTAGAGGTTGGCGAACTCCAGTAAAGTCTCCCAACAAGGAACAAACTCTTGGTGGACCTGTTTTTTCCAACAATTTTATCTACATTGATCCAGAAGTTTCAGATGAGATGAAGGAAAAG GTTGCCGAGGCAGTTACTAGAGAAGGTGCTACTCTTTTGGACAACTGGTTTATTGGTTGCCATGCAAGTCATATTGTCTGCGAAGGTCCTTCTATCCGGAGATACATCGGTCTAGCTAATAACATTGTAACT CCACTATGGATACTGAAAACAACAAAAGAGAAGTGCATACAAAGGCTTGTACATTTATCTTCTGACCTGGCTAAGCAGGTGAACATGATTCTTGAGAGTGATCAAGTTGCTCGAGAG GCTAGCTTTGGCCAAAGTCCACATCCTGTTGCTTTGAAGAACAGTTACGCTCTTCCGCATGGTGTCAATGTGAACATTGAAGAAAGGCTAAAGACTGTTGAGTTAGCAAAATTAGGTGTAAGGAATCGTCGCACTTGCCGTATTCAA TCATGCCAGGATCCAATTCATCCAATCACCCCCTACACTCTTTTGGAGTCCATCTGCTGGACGATATCTGAACCGACATCATCTGCTCGTATCTACACAGAATCCTCTTGGATTGAAGATGTATCTGAGCACCATCCATCTTGTTTTTCGGGCGATGGTGGCAATTCTGAAGCTTCCTTAGAAAACTTCTCCCGAGCGCTAAGAGAAAG TGAGAAGAGGGAGGTCATCTTAAAATGTCATTTCCTTTCAATACTCTTCCCACTTGATCGCTTTGGGGAATTAGGTCCTTCATCACGATCATTTTTCAGCAGTCATGGATTTACTTGCATTCAAATTTTGGAACATATATACAACTTTTATCAG GAGAACATGGCGATGGAGGAGATCAACCTTGCAGTACACACAGACTCAAGGCATGCCGATCGACTTAGATCAATGTACGCAAGCAAAGAGTCGGTAGAACAAGGTTTTGTGGCATTCAAACGCGTAGATTTTATTGGAAGCAGACgaagttttgaaaaactgaagAGAGTAAGCGAGGAAAGTAATGGAAGTTTGTACCAACTTCTGATAAGAGCGTGA
- the LOC121989873 gene encoding uncharacterized protein LOC121989873 isoform X2 has product MTGRNVEVISSKGCSRLFVASSTLLPNANSLKFMVIASPASSLSEPTLPLPRGPFTGLVICVTGLSKEARKEVMAATHRLGGQYSGSLNPQCTHLVVQSSIGRKLEHAMLHGSKNGLFVVTLGWFVDSVKRNTRLSEALYSVKSIGENGLPSGELNRIVGVPGSEKSCLPSPAFEDDKSLARGWRTPVKSPNKEQTLGGPVFSNNFIYIDPEVSDEMKEKVAEAVTREGATLLDNWFIGCHASHIVCEGPSIRRYIGLANNIVTPLWILKTTKEKCIQRLVHLSSDLAKQVNMILESDQVAREASFGQSPHPVALKNSYALPHGVNVNIEERLKTVELAKLGSCQDPIHPITPYTLLESICWTISEPTSSARIYTESSWIEDVSEHHPSCFSGDGGNSEASLENFSRALRESEKREVILKCHFLSILFPLDRFGELGPSSRSFFSSHGFTCIQILEHIYNFYQENMAMEEINLAVHTDSRHADRLRSMYASKESVEQGFVAFKRVDFIGSRRSFEKLKRVSEESNGSLYQLLIRA; this is encoded by the exons ATGACGGGTCGTAACGTAGAGGTGATCAGCAGCAAAGGTTGTTCAAGGCTCTTCGTTGCTTCTTCGACCTTGCTTCCAAATGCAAATAGTCTGAAATTCATGGTGATTGCTTCTCCTGCTTCATCACTTTCTGAGCCAACTCTTCCTTTGCCACGGGGTCCTTTCACCGGTCTCGTTATTTGTGTTACTGGCCTCTCCAAAG AAGCAAGAAAAGAAGTCATGGCAGCAACTCACAGACTTGGTGGTCAGTACAGTGGAAGTTTGAATCCTCAATGTACCCATCTAGTTGTGCAG AGCTCTATTGGAAGAAAACTTGAACATGCTATGCTGCATGGATCAAAGAATGGTCTTTTCGTTGTTACTTTAGGGTGGTTTGTGGACAGTGTAAAGAGAAACA CGAGGCTGAGTGAGGCTCTTTATAGTGTAAAAAGTATTGGAGAGAATGGCTTGCCTTCGGGGGAATTAAATCGAATTGTTGGGGTTCCTGGCAGTGAAAAGTCTTGTCTCCCAAGTCCCGCTTTTGAAGATGACAAATCATTGGCTAGAGGTTGGCGAACTCCAGTAAAGTCTCCCAACAAGGAACAAACTCTTGGTGGACCTGTTTTTTCCAACAATTTTATCTACATTGATCCAGAAGTTTCAGATGAGATGAAGGAAAAG GTTGCCGAGGCAGTTACTAGAGAAGGTGCTACTCTTTTGGACAACTGGTTTATTGGTTGCCATGCAAGTCATATTGTCTGCGAAGGTCCTTCTATCCGGAGATACATCGGTCTAGCTAATAACATTGTAACT CCACTATGGATACTGAAAACAACAAAAGAGAAGTGCATACAAAGGCTTGTACATTTATCTTCTGACCTGGCTAAGCAGGTGAACATGATTCTTGAGAGTGATCAAGTTGCTCGAGAG GCTAGCTTTGGCCAAAGTCCACATCCTGTTGCTTTGAAGAACAGTTACGCTCTTCCGCATGGTGTCAATGTGAACATTGAAGAAAGGCTAAAGACTGTTGAGTTAGCAAAATTAGGT TCATGCCAGGATCCAATTCATCCAATCACCCCCTACACTCTTTTGGAGTCCATCTGCTGGACGATATCTGAACCGACATCATCTGCTCGTATCTACACAGAATCCTCTTGGATTGAAGATGTATCTGAGCACCATCCATCTTGTTTTTCGGGCGATGGTGGCAATTCTGAAGCTTCCTTAGAAAACTTCTCCCGAGCGCTAAGAGAAAG TGAGAAGAGGGAGGTCATCTTAAAATGTCATTTCCTTTCAATACTCTTCCCACTTGATCGCTTTGGGGAATTAGGTCCTTCATCACGATCATTTTTCAGCAGTCATGGATTTACTTGCATTCAAATTTTGGAACATATATACAACTTTTATCAG GAGAACATGGCGATGGAGGAGATCAACCTTGCAGTACACACAGACTCAAGGCATGCCGATCGACTTAGATCAATGTACGCAAGCAAAGAGTCGGTAGAACAAGGTTTTGTGGCATTCAAACGCGTAGATTTTATTGGAAGCAGACgaagttttgaaaaactgaagAGAGTAAGCGAGGAAAGTAATGGAAGTTTGTACCAACTTCTGATAAGAGCGTGA